One Gammaproteobacteria bacterium genomic region harbors:
- a CDS encoding ABC transporter ATP-binding protein/permease produces MKKVISELASRVFTRENANVARVSASVVVGMGNAAANICAPLILVDSLGALINDKTITTDIWLNIFYYTLAYSAGRILPVINRKILGHLSANVSSAIMQDMTAKCFELPHDVNLTQPNSEYGRLVVRNYAVVEKIIPIAFGEMLPMLSEVIGVSILLSAKFDYRVALTIVATLSLYATTTLIGKRALDNVEASYDTLSKVIFNNLMGTLQRYEIAHQFNNISYEKHQANDEIRRFLAIHQRKHGVSSTINLFQSLISSAGFISGNLFSIYGVYQGKIALEDFLMISLYLTQFITPLSPFGASITQFNSALHDFEPILKFISQPSSTQDRLNASHFLPRNQPPSITFNNITFKYKDEKTNALENCTLIIPSGHKVALVGGSGSGKTTLIKLLQRFYTPDQGEILIDNHNISDITKESLRTLISVVSQQTLLNNQNIKEAIRYGDLYASDAEIDLVSSAAGLAAGNNSNLIAREDGGENGGKISGGQKQRVSLARAMLKGGLIFILDEATSALDPTAEAETLRVFDELTAGCTTLVITHRLNTILNADYIYYLSEGKISEKGTFQDLIHKKGEFYQQMLHYCNDLSISINDIHPRPRNKEMTKFSDWQVRKAREKLDRISGHPSVSFYQSGVISQLPTQNPNDKASDDEFTPLIIN; encoded by the coding sequence ATGAAAAAAGTCATTTCAGAACTAGCAAGTAGAGTTTTTACCAGGGAAAATGCAAATGTTGCCAGAGTTAGTGCTTCGGTAGTTGTTGGCATGGGAAATGCAGCCGCTAATATTTGCGCACCACTAATATTAGTAGACAGCCTTGGCGCACTTATCAACGATAAAACGATCACCACAGATATTTGGCTGAATATATTTTACTATACTTTGGCTTATTCAGCGGGCAGGATACTACCCGTCATTAATCGAAAAATACTTGGACACTTAAGTGCAAATGTTTCATCAGCCATTATGCAAGATATGACTGCCAAGTGTTTTGAGTTACCACATGACGTCAATTTAACCCAACCAAACAGCGAGTATGGCCGGCTTGTTGTGCGCAATTATGCGGTTGTTGAAAAAATAATACCTATTGCATTCGGCGAAATGCTCCCTATGTTATCAGAAGTCATTGGAGTGAGTATTTTACTATCAGCAAAATTTGATTATCGAGTCGCATTGACTATCGTTGCAACCCTAAGCCTATATGCGACGACAACTCTTATAGGGAAAAGGGCTCTCGATAATGTTGAAGCTAGTTACGACACACTCTCTAAAGTTATTTTCAACAATTTAATGGGCACACTACAACGCTATGAGATAGCACATCAGTTTAACAACATAAGCTATGAAAAACATCAAGCTAATGATGAGATCAGACGTTTTCTAGCCATACACCAACGCAAACATGGCGTTAGCAGCACTATCAATTTATTTCAATCCTTAATCAGCTCTGCAGGTTTTATATCAGGCAATTTGTTTTCAATATACGGGGTTTATCAAGGTAAGATTGCCCTAGAAGATTTTTTAATGATCAGCCTCTATTTAACGCAATTCATTACACCACTTAGCCCATTTGGCGCTTCCATCACACAGTTCAATTCTGCTCTACACGATTTTGAGCCTATTCTTAAATTTATATCACAACCGTCGTCTACACAAGACCGCCTAAACGCCTCTCATTTTCTACCTAGAAATCAACCGCCGAGCATTACTTTTAATAATATAACCTTTAAGTATAAAGACGAAAAGACAAATGCATTAGAGAATTGCACATTAATAATTCCGTCAGGACATAAAGTAGCTCTAGTAGGGGGAAGCGGTTCAGGAAAAACCACTTTAATAAAATTATTACAAAGATTCTATACGCCAGATCAAGGCGAAATACTCATCGATAACCACAACATTAGCGACATCACCAAAGAATCATTAAGAACACTGATATCGGTTGTTTCACAGCAAACTTTGCTCAACAATCAAAATATCAAAGAAGCTATTCGATACGGAGATTTATATGCATCAGATGCTGAAATCGACTTAGTAAGTAGTGCAGCCGGCTTAGCAGCAGGTAACAATAGTAATTTAATCGCTCGCGAAGATGGCGGGGAAAATGGAGGAAAAATATCGGGCGGTCAAAAACAACGAGTCAGTCTTGCAAGAGCAATGCTAAAAGGTGGGCTAATTTTTATTCTTGACGAAGCCACCTCCGCCCTAGACCCTACCGCAGAAGCAGAAACATTACGAGTATTCGACGAATTAACGGCTGGTTGCACCACACTAGTGATCACTCATAGACTCAATACCATTTTAAATGCCGACTACATTTATTATTTATCTGAAGGCAAAATTTCAGAAAAAGGCACATTTCAAGACCTCATCCACAAAAAAGGCGAATTTTATCAGCAAATGCTACACTATTGTAACGATCTTTCTATTTCCATTAACGATATACACCCAAGACCACGCAACAAAGAAATGACAAAATTCAGTGACTGGCAAGTCAGAAAAGCAAGAGAAAAATTAGACCGCATTTCAGGTCATCCCAGTGTAAGCTTCTATCAAAGCGGCGTGATAAGTCAACTCCCAACACAAAACCCCAATGATAAGGCATCGGATGATGAGTTCACCCCTCTGATAATAAATTAA
- the uvrD gene encoding DNA helicase II has protein sequence MQTSRITEQFNEAQLAVVTAPNRNLQVIAGAGSGKTRVLVHRIAWLIQEQGFSPNEILAVTFTNKAAREMRLRLEEILMMPTHNMWVGTFHGLSHRLLRQHWQAANLVESFQIIDSDDQLRLIKRIQKQLELDESNWPPKQSQWFINKEKDEGRRSDSVYDDGSLFINTMLRIYRQYEKQCQQSGLVDFSELLLRTYELLQNNSEILELYHNRFRYLLVDEFQDTNTLQYTWLKLMTSKTSCVMIVGDDDQSIYSWRGAQIGNIHRFTKEFPNTQTIRLEQNYRSTKTILSAANAVISNNTNRLGKDLWTDGDQGEPISVYAAFNETDEARFVTSTIEQWVDLGNHRQDVAILYRSNAQSRVLEEELIRAQIPYRIYGGLKFFDRAEIKDALAYLRLIANRHDDGAFERVVNTPPRGIGNSTIQIIRDHAKQHEISLWRASEMLCQQIILSGRALNAIQSFTQLINHIDTETQDYELPNLTEYMLQKVSLIEYYGKEGNESAQSRVENLQELIQATKAFDPRSEYTLEMPPLPAFLAHVALDTTDNQAEPHEDSVQLMTLHAAKGLEFDLVIICGVEEGLFPHHMSSDDAQGLEEERRLCYVGMTRAKRKLFLTYAETRRMYGRDNYHTVSRFILEIPSEYLAEVRPKLQISRPVSYQRPTRTPTLSNKMTQASNDTGFTLGQRVRHAKFGEGIILNFEGHGDATQIQIQFAKSGTKWLVSSFAKLERI, from the coding sequence ATGCAAACAAGCCGTATTACAGAACAATTTAACGAAGCACAACTTGCTGTTGTGACGGCACCCAATCGGAATTTACAAGTCATTGCCGGTGCAGGCAGCGGTAAAACACGTGTACTGGTTCATAGAATTGCGTGGTTGATTCAGGAACAAGGATTTTCTCCTAACGAAATTCTCGCTGTGACGTTTACAAATAAAGCCGCTCGCGAAATGCGCTTACGCTTAGAAGAAATTTTGATGATGCCTACACACAACATGTGGGTGGGGACATTTCATGGTCTTTCACATCGCCTGCTCCGCCAACATTGGCAAGCCGCTAATCTCGTTGAATCTTTTCAAATCATCGATAGCGACGATCAATTACGCCTGATAAAGAGAATTCAAAAACAACTTGAACTCGACGAATCTAATTGGCCACCCAAACAATCACAATGGTTTATCAATAAAGAAAAAGACGAAGGGCGCCGCTCTGATTCTGTGTACGATGATGGCTCACTTTTCATTAACACTATGCTACGCATTTATCGTCAGTATGAAAAACAATGCCAGCAAAGCGGGCTCGTCGATTTTTCTGAATTACTTTTGCGCACCTATGAATTATTACAAAATAACTCGGAAATTCTTGAACTTTACCACAATCGATTTCGTTATTTACTCGTCGACGAATTTCAAGATACCAATACGCTTCAATATACCTGGTTAAAATTGATGACCAGCAAAACATCGTGCGTGATGATTGTAGGCGATGATGATCAGTCTATTTACAGCTGGCGCGGAGCACAAATCGGAAACATTCATCGATTTACCAAAGAATTTCCGAATACACAAACTATTCGCCTGGAACAAAATTATCGTTCGACAAAAACAATTCTTTCCGCGGCAAATGCAGTCATCTCAAATAATACAAATCGTTTGGGTAAGGATTTATGGACAGATGGTGATCAAGGTGAACCCATTTCTGTTTATGCCGCTTTCAATGAAACAGATGAAGCACGCTTTGTGACCTCAACCATTGAGCAATGGGTAGATCTTGGCAATCACAGACAAGATGTCGCCATATTATATCGTTCAAACGCTCAGTCACGCGTTTTGGAAGAAGAGTTAATTCGCGCGCAAATTCCGTATCGAATTTACGGCGGCTTAAAATTCTTTGATCGAGCTGAAATTAAAGATGCATTAGCGTATTTACGTTTAATTGCAAATCGCCATGATGATGGAGCGTTCGAACGCGTTGTCAACACTCCTCCACGCGGAATTGGAAATAGCACGATACAAATTATTCGTGATCATGCAAAACAACACGAAATCTCCCTATGGAGAGCTTCTGAAATGCTTTGTCAGCAAATTATACTTTCCGGCCGTGCTCTTAATGCAATACAAAGTTTTACACAACTTATCAATCATATAGATACCGAAACTCAAGATTACGAATTACCGAACCTCACTGAATACATGCTACAAAAAGTAAGCCTAATCGAATACTATGGAAAAGAAGGCAACGAGAGCGCTCAATCACGCGTCGAAAACTTACAAGAATTAATTCAAGCCACAAAAGCCTTCGATCCTCGCAGTGAATACACTTTAGAAATGCCCCCGCTACCCGCATTTTTAGCGCATGTCGCGCTTGACACTACCGATAATCAAGCAGAGCCCCACGAAGACAGCGTACAGCTAATGACGCTGCACGCAGCGAAAGGTTTAGAATTTGATTTAGTGATTATTTGTGGTGTAGAGGAAGGATTATTTCCTCATCATATGTCAAGCGATGATGCCCAGGGTTTAGAAGAAGAACGACGACTATGTTATGTTGGAATGACGCGCGCTAAACGCAAATTATTTCTTACCTATGCAGAAACACGTCGGATGTATGGCCGTGACAATTATCACACAGTATCACGATTTATACTGGAAATTCCTTCTGAATACCTTGCTGAAGTCCGACCAAAATTACAAATATCGCGACCCGTGAGCTACCAACGCCCCACTCGCACACCCACTCTTTCCAACAAAATGACCCAAGCTTCTAACGACACAGGATTTACACTCGGCCAACGAGTTCGTCATGCAAAATTTGGTGAAGGCATTATTTTAAATTTCGAAGGTCACGGCGACGCCACTCAAATTCAAATTCAATTCGCAAAATCTGGAACAAAATGGCTCGTTTCCAGCTTTGCAAAACTAGAACGTATTTAA
- a CDS encoding phosphopentomutase gives MARAIVLLLDSFGIGASVDAVLYGDEGADTFGHLALACAQGNADRVGVRQGALKIPHLLRYGLAHASELSTGHPVAGIEITESPQGYYGYAIEQSLGKDTPSGHWEIAGVPVMFDWGYFPPQYPSFPDSLLHEFIERCQLPGVLGNRHASGTDIIDELGEEHIRTGKPIVYTSADSVFQIAAHEDSFGLQKLYDICDVARELVDPYNIGRVIARPFNGAAGHFQRTSNRRDISMPPPERTLFDYLVEQGGHVIAIGKTSDIFAHQGVSEKIKADGVSGLFDATIQALQTAPDRSLIFTNFVDFDSHYGHRRDVVGYANALEEFDARIPELMKQLNEDDIVVIAADHGCDPTWPGSDHTREHIPVLVFGPQLNGKSIGARQTFADIGQSIATHLRIKPLTRGISFLP, from the coding sequence ATGGCTCGAGCAATTGTTTTGCTGCTAGACTCATTTGGAATCGGCGCTTCAGTTGATGCCGTTCTTTATGGTGATGAAGGCGCTGACACATTTGGACATCTCGCTCTAGCCTGTGCACAAGGTAATGCAGATCGAGTTGGAGTTCGTCAAGGTGCGTTAAAAATCCCTCATTTATTGCGTTATGGATTAGCACATGCTTCTGAGCTCAGCACTGGACATCCTGTGGCCGGTATAGAAATTACAGAGTCTCCGCAAGGTTATTATGGATATGCGATAGAACAGAGTCTTGGAAAAGATACACCGAGTGGTCATTGGGAAATTGCAGGAGTCCCTGTGATGTTTGATTGGGGTTATTTCCCGCCGCAATATCCTAGTTTCCCCGATAGTTTATTGCATGAATTTATTGAGCGTTGTCAATTGCCTGGGGTTTTGGGTAATCGTCATGCTTCAGGAACTGACATCATCGATGAGTTAGGTGAAGAACATATCCGAACAGGAAAGCCGATTGTTTACACTTCAGCGGATAGTGTTTTTCAAATTGCTGCACACGAAGATTCTTTTGGATTGCAAAAATTGTATGATATTTGTGATGTGGCTCGAGAATTAGTGGATCCTTACAATATTGGCCGAGTTATTGCTCGCCCTTTTAATGGAGCGGCAGGGCATTTTCAACGCACGAGTAATAGACGCGATATTTCTATGCCGCCTCCCGAACGTACATTATTTGATTATTTAGTTGAGCAAGGCGGTCATGTGATCGCCATTGGAAAAACGTCTGATATTTTTGCTCATCAGGGCGTAAGCGAAAAAATCAAAGCCGATGGGGTTTCGGGTTTATTTGATGCGACTATTCAAGCGCTTCAAACTGCGCCCGATCGCAGTTTGATTTTTACTAACTTTGTTGATTTTGATTCACACTACGGTCATCGTCGAGATGTCGTTGGTTATGCTAATGCGCTTGAAGAATTTGATGCTCGAATACCTGAATTGATGAAGCAATTAAATGAAGATGATATTGTCGTTATTGCCGCAGATCATGGCTGCGATCCTACATGGCCAGGGTCTGATCATACGCGTGAACATATTCCCGTTTTAGTATTTGGTCCACAATTAAATGGAAAATCAATCGGGGCGCGACAAACTTTTGCAGATATTGGACAAAGTATAGCGACTCATTTACGGATAAAGCCATTGACTAGAGGGATTTCATTTTTACCCTGA
- a CDS encoding disulfide bond formation protein B, with protein sequence MKILQHHVRLIGFLLAMAIIFFSYCCQHVFNFRPCLLCTMQRGVFLAIAAVFFLAFAHQYFKGPARFYGVITGLLSIVGATLSGRQLYLQSLPPQPNEVCIPGVSYLFHQFPFLDAVKMIFTASQECGRVEWMFLNISMAGWSLIFFAVFLILSIVTLSQKLQK encoded by the coding sequence ATGAAAATATTACAACATCATGTTCGTCTGATCGGATTCTTGCTGGCGATGGCAATAATTTTTTTCAGTTATTGTTGTCAGCACGTATTTAATTTTCGGCCTTGCTTATTGTGCACTATGCAGCGCGGCGTTTTTTTGGCGATAGCAGCAGTATTTTTTCTGGCGTTTGCTCATCAATATTTTAAAGGGCCAGCTCGATTTTATGGGGTAATAACTGGGTTGCTTTCTATAGTAGGTGCGACGCTTTCAGGGCGCCAACTTTATTTGCAATCTCTACCTCCTCAACCCAATGAAGTGTGCATTCCGGGAGTATCGTATTTATTTCACCAATTTCCCTTTCTAGATGCTGTTAAAATGATTTTCACTGCCAGCCAAGAATGCGGTCGCGTTGAATGGATGTTTTTGAATATCAGTATGGCTGGTTGGTCGCTGATATTTTTTGCTGTCTTTTTAATTCTCAGTATTGTTACATTGTCTCAGAAGCTACAAAAGTAG
- the pyrE gene encoding orotate phosphoribosyltransferase — MPQSSDYQQEFVQFALSAQALRFGEYVLKSGRKSPYFFNVGDFKTGRALAQLGQYYAKAIVASGIEFDVLFGPAYKGIPLVAAVSIALAQEHGIDKPFCFDRKEAKDHGEGGTIIGAKLAGRVLMIDDVVTAGTTFRQVVQMIRAHNAEFVGVMTALDRQEVGLHGDRSAAQELTAEFNVPFYSIIKLTDIILYLDAQGNMANELERLRDYQSEYGVA, encoded by the coding sequence ATGCCCCAATCAAGTGACTATCAGCAAGAATTTGTCCAATTTGCTTTATCAGCTCAAGCCCTGCGGTTTGGGGAATATGTCCTAAAATCAGGCCGCAAAAGCCCGTATTTTTTCAATGTGGGCGATTTTAAAACAGGTCGCGCGTTGGCCCAGTTAGGGCAGTATTACGCTAAAGCAATTGTCGCTTCGGGAATTGAGTTTGATGTATTGTTTGGGCCTGCCTATAAAGGGATTCCACTGGTAGCCGCTGTGTCCATTGCGCTTGCACAGGAACACGGAATTGATAAACCGTTTTGTTTTGATCGTAAAGAAGCCAAAGATCACGGTGAGGGCGGCACGATTATTGGTGCAAAATTGGCGGGTCGTGTTCTCATGATTGATGACGTTGTGACTGCCGGCACAACCTTTAGACAAGTTGTGCAAATGATAAGAGCGCATAATGCAGAATTCGTTGGTGTAATGACAGCATTAGATCGACAAGAAGTTGGGCTTCACGGAGATCGCTCAGCGGCGCAAGAGCTCACTGCTGAATTTAATGTTCCTTTTTACAGCATCATTAAATTAACCGACATTATTCTTTATCTTGATGCTCAAGGTAATATGGCTAACGAGCTAGAAAGATTACGCGATTATCAGTCAGAATACGGTGTGGCATAA